A region from the Corynebacterium halotolerans YIM 70093 = DSM 44683 genome encodes:
- a CDS encoding MATE family efflux transporter encodes MTRPVETGVVTARQIFALAFPALGVLAATPLYLLLDTAVVGRLGAFELAALAAGTTVQSTVTTQLTFLSYGTTARASRLFGSGRRREAVAEGVQATWVGLFIGLLLATAVWILARPIALALTGDEATADASARWLHVAAFAIPLTLVTMAGNGWLRGVQNTRWPLYFTLAGVIPGAVLVPVLVGRFGLVGSAAANVVGVAVTATCFVVALARQHTGSWRPRWSVIVRQLVLGRDLIVRSLSFQVAFISAAAVAARFGTSSLAAHQIMLQLWNFITLILDSLAIAAQALTGAALGRGTVGVARRVGTRVTVYSVIFAGFIGLVFAALAGVIPRIFTTDAAVLDALAGPWWLMIVMIILGGVVFALDGVLLGAGDAGYLRTITIASVVFGFLPGVWISYAVDGGLTGIWAGLLAFIVIRMVAVVLRFRSMRWAVVHNVEGSS; translated from the coding sequence TTGACCCGTCCGGTGGAAACGGGCGTGGTCACCGCCCGGCAGATCTTCGCGCTGGCCTTCCCGGCGCTCGGCGTGCTCGCCGCGACCCCGTTGTACCTGCTGCTGGACACCGCCGTGGTCGGCCGTCTCGGCGCCTTCGAGCTCGCGGCCCTGGCCGCCGGCACCACGGTGCAGTCGACGGTGACCACCCAGCTGACGTTCCTGTCCTACGGCACCACGGCGCGCGCCTCGCGGCTGTTCGGCTCGGGGCGGCGTCGGGAAGCGGTGGCCGAGGGTGTGCAGGCGACCTGGGTGGGGCTGTTCATCGGGCTGCTGCTCGCCACCGCCGTGTGGATCCTCGCCCGCCCCATCGCCCTGGCGCTGACCGGCGACGAGGCCACGGCGGACGCGTCCGCCCGCTGGCTGCACGTGGCCGCCTTCGCCATCCCGCTGACCCTGGTGACCATGGCGGGCAACGGCTGGTTGCGCGGGGTGCAGAACACTCGCTGGCCGTTGTACTTCACCCTCGCCGGGGTCATCCCGGGCGCCGTCCTGGTGCCCGTCCTGGTCGGCCGGTTCGGGCTGGTCGGCTCCGCGGCGGCCAATGTCGTCGGCGTAGCGGTCACGGCGACGTGCTTCGTGGTCGCGCTGGCACGCCAGCACACCGGCTCGTGGCGGCCGCGGTGGTCGGTGATCGTCCGCCAACTGGTGCTCGGCCGCGACCTGATCGTGCGGTCCCTGTCGTTCCAGGTGGCGTTCATCTCGGCGGCCGCCGTCGCCGCGCGCTTCGGCACCTCGTCGCTGGCCGCGCACCAGATCATGCTGCAGCTGTGGAACTTCATCACCCTCATCCTCGACTCGCTGGCCATCGCCGCGCAGGCGCTGACGGGCGCGGCGCTCGGCCGGGGCACGGTCGGCGTCGCCAGGCGGGTGGGCACCCGGGTGACCGTCTACTCGGTGATCTTCGCCGGCTTCATCGGCCTGGTGTTCGCGGCGCTGGCCGGGGTCATCCCGCGCATCTTCACCACCGACGCCGCGGTACTCGACGCGCTGGCCGGGCCGTGGTGGCTGATGATCGTCATGATCATCCTCGGCGGCGTCGTCTTCGCCCTCGACGGCGTGCTGCTCGGCGCCGGCGACGCGGGCTACCTGCGCACGATCACCATCGCCTCGGTGGTGTTCGGCTTCCTGCCCGGGGTGTGGATCTCCTACGCCGTCGACGGCGGACTGACGGGAATCTGGGCGGGCCTGCTGGCGTTCATCGTCATCCGGATGGTCGCGGTGGTGCTCCGCTTCCGGTCCATGCGCTGGGCTGTGGTACATAATGTGGAAGGCAGTTCGTGA
- a CDS encoding bifunctional riboflavin kinase/FAD synthetase: MIVWHGIDDVPADLDASVVTIGVFDGVHRGHRLLIEEAVRVAHSKGLPCVMVTFDPHPLSVFLPERAPVLLVPLEQRLRLAMELGVNGVLVVDFSRELAGLEPEEYFNTLLLDTLKAESVVVGRNFTFGNNAAGTARMMRELGERNGVDVRIVDLLHDEGIRICSSTIRDFLAESDVESAAWALGRNFTVTGEVVHGAGRGGRELGYPTANQYFPESVALPADGVYAGWFTIRDGRPIDGNMERDVPYPAAISVGINPTFGDEPRSVESFLLDREADLYGHVADVSFVGHIRDMVKFNSVDELTDAIERDVAMTRRILGV; encoded by the coding sequence GTGATTGTTTGGCACGGAATAGACGACGTCCCCGCAGATCTGGACGCTTCGGTGGTCACGATCGGCGTCTTCGACGGGGTTCACCGCGGACACCGCCTGCTCATCGAGGAGGCTGTCCGGGTGGCCCACTCGAAGGGCCTGCCGTGTGTGATGGTCACCTTTGACCCGCACCCGCTGTCCGTGTTCCTGCCCGAGCGGGCCCCGGTCCTGCTCGTCCCGCTCGAGCAGCGGCTGCGCCTGGCGATGGAACTCGGCGTCAACGGGGTGCTGGTCGTCGACTTCAGCCGTGAGCTGGCGGGACTGGAACCCGAGGAGTACTTCAACACCCTGCTGCTGGACACGCTCAAGGCCGAGTCGGTGGTGGTGGGCCGGAACTTCACCTTCGGCAACAACGCCGCCGGGACCGCGAGGATGATGCGCGAGCTGGGGGAGCGCAATGGTGTGGACGTGCGCATCGTCGACCTGCTCCATGACGAGGGCATCCGGATCTGCTCATCGACGATCCGTGACTTCCTCGCCGAGAGCGACGTCGAGAGTGCCGCCTGGGCGCTCGGCCGGAACTTCACCGTCACCGGCGAGGTCGTCCACGGCGCGGGCCGGGGCGGGCGTGAGCTGGGGTACCCCACCGCCAACCAGTACTTCCCGGAATCGGTGGCCCTGCCCGCCGACGGTGTCTACGCCGGCTGGTTCACCATCCGCGACGGCCGCCCGATCGACGGCAACATGGAGCGCGACGTGCCCTACCCGGCGGCAATCTCGGTAGGCATCAACCCGACGTTCGGGGATGAGCCGCGCAGCGTGGAGTCCTTCCTGCTCGACCGGGAGGCCGACCTCTACGGTCACGTCGCGGACGTCTCCTTCGTCGGGCACATCCGGGACATGGTGAAGTTCAACTCGGTGGACGAGCTCACGGACGCCATCGAGCGCGACGTCGCCATGACCCGGCGCATCCTCGGGGTCTGA
- a CDS encoding DHH family phosphoesterase — translation MPDYAAAARLIAAARSVTVVTHLRPDADAVGSACATVAALRQLGKEAVAVVGQRMAVPENLLTIPGAGELRLVDELPGDEDLVITVDCGSLDRTGTVADEIGAGRERVLVIDHHASNPGFGTVDLIDDSAESTTTVLGRLFEELGVSVDHDIAHCLYAGLVTDTGSFRWGRPRMHTFAAELMGHGLDTRQIAVDLIDGTTPDDLRMIGGVLSGLRVERTPTCSVAVLVADRERTAGHADAAVESLVDFVRALHGTDLGVVFKETWPQRWAVSLRSTVMDVSAVAVSLGGGGHVPAAGYTTSGPAEDVVRELLGALGSRR, via the coding sequence GTGCCTGACTACGCGGCCGCCGCCCGGCTCATCGCCGCCGCGCGGTCCGTCACCGTGGTCACCCACCTGCGCCCCGACGCCGACGCCGTCGGCTCCGCGTGCGCGACCGTCGCGGCCCTGCGCCAGCTCGGCAAGGAGGCCGTGGCGGTGGTGGGGCAGCGGATGGCGGTCCCGGAGAACCTGCTGACCATCCCCGGCGCCGGTGAACTGCGGCTCGTCGACGAGCTACCCGGCGACGAGGACCTGGTGATCACCGTCGACTGCGGTTCGCTCGACCGGACCGGCACGGTCGCCGACGAGATCGGGGCCGGCCGGGAGCGGGTGCTGGTCATCGACCACCACGCCTCCAACCCCGGCTTCGGCACGGTCGACCTCATCGACGACTCCGCCGAGTCCACCACGACCGTGCTCGGCCGGCTCTTCGAGGAGCTGGGGGTGAGCGTCGACCACGACATCGCCCACTGCCTCTACGCCGGTCTGGTCACCGACACCGGCAGCTTCCGCTGGGGCAGGCCGCGCATGCACACCTTCGCCGCCGAGTTGATGGGCCACGGCCTGGACACCCGGCAGATCGCCGTCGACCTCATCGACGGCACCACCCCGGACGACCTGCGCATGATCGGCGGCGTCCTCTCTGGTCTGCGGGTCGAACGCACCCCGACCTGCTCCGTGGCCGTCCTGGTCGCGGACCGGGAGCGCACCGCCGGGCACGCCGACGCCGCGGTGGAGAGTCTCGTCGACTTCGTGCGCGCGCTCCACGGCACCGACCTCGGCGTGGTGTTCAAGGAGACCTGGCCGCAGCGCTGGGCGGTCTCGTTGCGCTCGACCGTCATGGACGTCAGCGCCGTCGCGGTCTCCCTGGGCGGCGGGGGACACGTCCCAGCCGCGGGCTACACGACCTCCGGCCCGGCCGAGGACGTCGTCCGCGAGCTGCTGGGGGCGCTGGGTAGTCGGCGTTGA
- the rbfA gene encoding 30S ribosome-binding factor RbfA has translation MADNARAARMAKRIQTIVASAIEREVKDRRLEFVTVTDTRVTGDLHDATVFYTVRGRTIDEEPDLDAAAEALNRARGQLRKIVGDELSVRYTPTLSFELDTVPEASAHMEELLARARARDEELARLKENATPAGEANPYKSEGDER, from the coding sequence ATGGCCGATAACGCCCGCGCAGCCCGTATGGCCAAGCGCATCCAGACCATCGTGGCCTCCGCCATCGAGCGAGAGGTCAAGGACCGTCGGCTGGAGTTTGTCACCGTCACCGACACGCGGGTCACCGGTGACCTCCACGACGCCACCGTGTTCTACACGGTCCGCGGTCGCACCATCGACGAGGAGCCGGATCTCGACGCCGCCGCCGAGGCCCTGAACCGCGCCCGTGGCCAGCTCCGCAAGATCGTCGGTGACGAACTCAGCGTGCGTTACACGCCCACGCTGTCCTTCGAGCTGGATACCGTCCCGGAGGCCTCCGCCCACATGGAGGAGCTGCTCGCCCGTGCCCGCGCGCGCGACGAGGAGCTGGCCCGCCTGAAGGAGAACGCCACCCCGGCGGGGGAGGCCAACCCCTACAAGAGTGAGGGGGACGAGCGGTAG
- a CDS encoding nucleoside hydrolase has product MTKKIILDLDTGIDDALALAYALGSPELELIGVTGTYGNVLVETGTRNVLALLELFGRPDVPVYAGIPHASTKDSFEVLPVSEFIHGKNGVGEAELPEPQGQIQETGAVDFLIDSVKEHGDDLVIIPTGPSTTIAAAIEKDPSFAENAHIIMMGGALTVPGNVSPWAEANVNQDPDATDAVFRNAKDVTMIGLDVTLQTLLTYEETRTWHDLGTTGGDFLGVATDYYIKSYETNSPHLGGCGLHDPLAVAVAADPSLVTTLDINLKVDTGGETRGRTIGDETRLNDPVKTAHVAVGVDVERFLGEFMERLTSLAENTDLRQ; this is encoded by the coding sequence GTGACCAAGAAGATCATCCTGGATCTCGACACGGGCATCGACGACGCCCTCGCACTGGCCTACGCGCTCGGCTCCCCGGAGCTCGAGCTGATCGGCGTGACCGGCACCTACGGCAACGTGCTCGTGGAGACCGGCACCCGCAACGTGCTGGCACTCCTGGAGCTCTTCGGTCGCCCGGACGTGCCCGTGTACGCGGGCATCCCGCACGCCTCCACGAAGGACTCCTTCGAGGTGCTGCCGGTCTCCGAGTTCATCCACGGCAAGAACGGCGTCGGCGAGGCCGAGCTGCCGGAACCGCAGGGCCAGATCCAGGAAACCGGCGCAGTCGACTTCCTCATCGACTCGGTCAAGGAGCACGGCGACGACCTGGTCATCATCCCGACCGGCCCGTCGACCACCATCGCCGCAGCGATCGAGAAGGACCCCTCCTTCGCCGAGAACGCCCACATCATCATGATGGGCGGGGCGCTCACCGTGCCCGGCAACGTCAGCCCCTGGGCCGAGGCCAACGTCAACCAGGACCCGGACGCCACCGACGCCGTGTTCCGGAATGCGAAGGACGTCACCATGATCGGCCTGGACGTCACCCTGCAGACCCTGCTGACCTACGAGGAGACCAGGACCTGGCACGACCTGGGCACCACGGGCGGCGACTTCCTCGGTGTGGCCACGGACTACTACATCAAGTCCTACGAGACGAACTCCCCGCACCTGGGCGGCTGCGGTCTCCACGACCCGCTGGCCGTCGCCGTCGCCGCCGACCCGTCCCTGGTCACCACGCTCGACATCAACCTCAAGGTCGACACCGGGGGCGAGACCCGCGGCCGCACCATCGGCGACGAGACGCGTCTGAACGACCCGGTCAAGACCGCGCACGTCGCCGTCGGTGTCGACGTCGAGCGTTTCCTGGGCGAGTTCATGGAGCGGCTGACCAGCCTGGCGGAGAACACCGACCTGCGCCAGTGA
- a CDS encoding polyribonucleotide nucleotidyltransferase, producing the protein MSDVEFHVDEDFGVTEAIANIDNGDFGTRTIRFETGQLARQAGGSVTTYLDDDNMLLATTTASGSPREHLDFFPLTVDVEERMYAAGRIPGSFFRREGRPSTDAILAARLIDRPLRPTFVKGLRNEVQVIITVLSRDPEDYYDVVAINGASAATQLSGVPVSGPVGGVRMALVVDDRHPEGQWVAFPTQAQRESAVFEMVVAGRQVSRGQGRKNVDDVAIMMVEAGAGDGVVGRIAEGAPAPSESVVSEGLEAAKPFIATLCRAQAGLAERAAKDVQEFPLFPAYSDDIYAAVEKKATKKLTQLMTIKGKHERQDATDEHMAAVEEELLDRFSGNDNAGKEIRAAYTALMKSIVREKILTENFRIDGRGVSDIRDLGVEVDLLPRAHGSSLFERGETQILGVTTLDMLKMEQQIDSLAPETSKRYMHHYNFPPYSTGETGRVGSPKRREIGHGALAERALLPVIPSREEFPYAIRQVSEALGSNGSTSMGSVCASTLALYNAGVPLKAPVAGIAMGLVSGDVDGETNYVALTDILGAEDAFGDMDFKVAGTAEFITALQLDTKLDGIPSQVLADALEQAKEARLTILETMAQVIDSPDEMSPLAPKITAINVPVSKIGELIGPKGKTINSITEDTGADVSIEEDGTVYVSAATGESADAAIEKINAIANPQLPKVGERFLGTVVKTVAFGAFVSLLPGRDGLIHISNLGGGQRVEKTEDVVNVGDKLQVEIVDIDSRGKISLVPVTED; encoded by the coding sequence ATGAGTGACGTGGAATTCCACGTGGACGAGGACTTCGGCGTGACCGAGGCCATCGCCAATATCGACAACGGGGACTTCGGTACCCGCACCATCCGGTTCGAGACCGGACAGCTCGCCCGCCAGGCCGGCGGCTCCGTCACCACCTACCTGGATGACGACAACATGCTGCTGGCCACCACCACCGCCTCCGGCAGCCCGCGCGAGCACCTCGACTTCTTCCCGCTGACCGTGGACGTCGAGGAGCGCATGTACGCCGCCGGTCGCATCCCCGGCTCCTTCTTCCGCCGCGAGGGCCGCCCGTCGACGGACGCCATCCTCGCCGCCCGCCTGATCGACCGCCCGCTGCGCCCGACCTTCGTCAAGGGCCTGCGCAATGAGGTCCAGGTCATCATCACCGTCCTCTCGCGCGATCCCGAGGACTACTACGACGTCGTCGCCATCAACGGCGCCTCCGCCGCCACCCAGCTGTCCGGCGTGCCGGTCTCCGGCCCGGTCGGCGGCGTGCGCATGGCGCTGGTCGTCGACGACAGGCACCCCGAGGGTCAGTGGGTCGCCTTCCCGACCCAAGCGCAGCGCGAGAGCGCCGTGTTCGAGATGGTCGTCGCCGGCCGTCAGGTCAGTCGTGGACAGGGCCGCAAGAACGTCGATGACGTCGCCATCATGATGGTCGAGGCCGGCGCCGGTGACGGTGTCGTCGGCCGCATCGCCGAGGGCGCCCCCGCCCCGAGCGAGAGTGTCGTATCCGAGGGCCTGGAGGCCGCGAAGCCGTTCATCGCCACCCTGTGCAGGGCACAGGCCGGCCTGGCCGAGCGGGCCGCCAAGGACGTCCAGGAGTTCCCGCTCTTCCCGGCCTACTCCGACGACATCTACGCCGCCGTGGAGAAGAAGGCCACCAAGAAGCTGACCCAGCTGATGACCATCAAGGGCAAGCATGAGCGCCAGGACGCAACCGATGAGCACATGGCGGCCGTCGAGGAGGAGCTGCTCGACCGCTTCTCCGGCAACGACAACGCCGGCAAGGAGATCCGCGCCGCCTACACCGCGCTGATGAAGAGCATCGTCCGCGAGAAGATTCTCACCGAGAACTTCCGCATCGACGGCCGCGGGGTCTCCGACATCCGCGATCTCGGCGTCGAGGTCGACCTTCTCCCGCGTGCCCACGGCTCCTCCCTGTTCGAGCGTGGCGAGACCCAGATCCTGGGCGTGACGACCCTCGACATGCTCAAGATGGAGCAGCAGATCGACTCCCTGGCACCGGAGACCTCCAAGCGTTACATGCACCACTACAACTTCCCGCCGTACTCTACCGGCGAGACCGGTCGGGTGGGCTCCCCGAAGCGCCGCGAGATCGGCCACGGTGCCCTCGCCGAGCGCGCCCTGCTGCCGGTCATCCCGTCGCGCGAGGAGTTCCCCTACGCCATCCGCCAGGTCTCCGAGGCGCTGGGCTCCAACGGTTCGACCTCCATGGGCTCGGTCTGCGCCTCCACGCTGGCGCTGTACAACGCCGGTGTGCCGCTGAAGGCCCCGGTGGCCGGTATCGCCATGGGGCTGGTCTCCGGCGACGTGGACGGCGAGACCAACTACGTCGCGCTGACCGACATCCTGGGCGCGGAGGACGCGTTCGGCGACATGGACTTCAAGGTCGCCGGCACCGCCGAGTTCATCACCGCCCTGCAGCTGGACACCAAGCTCGACGGCATCCCGTCGCAGGTCCTGGCCGACGCCCTCGAGCAGGCCAAGGAGGCGCGTCTGACCATCCTCGAGACGATGGCCCAGGTCATCGACAGCCCCGACGAGATGTCCCCGCTGGCCCCGAAGATCACCGCGATCAACGTGCCCGTCTCCAAGATCGGTGAGCTCATCGGCCCGAAGGGCAAGACCATCAACTCCATCACGGAGGACACCGGCGCCGACGTCTCCATCGAGGAGGACGGCACCGTCTACGTCTCCGCGGCCACCGGCGAGTCCGCGGACGCCGCGATCGAGAAGATCAACGCGATCGCCAACCCGCAGTTGCCGAAGGTCGGCGAGCGCTTCCTGGGCACCGTCGTCAAGACCGTCGCCTTCGGTGCGTTCGTCTCCCTGCTGCCGGGCCGCGACGGCCTGATCCACATCTCGAACCTCGGCGGCGGCCAGCGGGTCGAGAAGACCGAGGACGTGGTCAACGTCGGCGACAAGCTCCAGGTGGAGATCGTCGACATCGACAGCCGCGGCAAGATCTCCCTGGTGCCGGTCACCGAGGACTAG
- a CDS encoding CPBP family intramembrane glutamic endopeptidase: MLMLLLWSLPTLVDLAVARGGDPVRRRNGLLPTDWWWVGWGVVVGLLGLMLGLFTALNLPTGLTIGPGTTGAVTGFSAAVGVAAAAAGEEIFFRGFVQGHLARRFGARAALWGQAVIFLLPHLFLLLVDARLWILLPVQFLLGLVAGVLRRGSGSVLPGVIAHVLTNVAAGALLT, translated from the coding sequence ATGCTCATGCTGCTGCTGTGGTCGCTGCCCACGCTGGTCGACCTGGCGGTGGCGCGCGGCGGCGATCCGGTCCGCCGCCGCAACGGGCTCCTGCCCACCGACTGGTGGTGGGTGGGCTGGGGTGTGGTCGTCGGTCTGCTCGGCCTGATGCTCGGACTGTTCACCGCGCTGAACCTGCCCACGGGATTGACGATCGGGCCCGGCACCACCGGCGCGGTCACCGGATTCTCCGCGGCGGTGGGCGTGGCCGCCGCGGCCGCCGGCGAGGAGATCTTCTTCCGCGGCTTCGTCCAGGGCCACCTCGCCCGTCGCTTCGGCGCGCGCGCCGCCCTGTGGGGGCAGGCCGTGATCTTCCTGCTCCCCCACCTTTTCCTGCTGCTTGTCGACGCCCGCCTGTGGATCCTGCTGCCGGTCCAGTTCCTGCTCGGACTCGTGGCCGGTGTGCTGCGCCGCGGCAGCGGCTCCGTCCTGCCGGGGGTGATCGCCCACGTGCTGACGAACGTGGCCGCCGGGGCGCTCCTGACATGA
- the truB gene encoding tRNA pseudouridine(55) synthase TruB: MADALSNSGLVVVDKPAGMTSHDVVSRLRRFFRTKRVGHAGTLDPMATGVLVVGIERGTRFLAHLVATTKAYDATIRLGAATTTDDAEGDHTWGESAAALDEEAVRAAVGKLTGEIMQRPASVSAIKIAGRRAHELVRSGEEVEIPARPVTVFSFDIHDLRREGEFLDLDVSVSCSSGTYIRSLARDLGEALGIGGHLTALRRTEVGPFALPDAVELDSLENEPRLSLSLDEALIRSYPVLEVTAEEGAALAMGKWLEPRGLQGVHAAVDPEGRAIALIREKGKRLATVFVARPSTL, translated from the coding sequence ATGGCTGATGCGCTTTCCAATTCCGGGCTCGTTGTCGTCGACAAGCCGGCGGGGATGACCTCCCACGACGTGGTCTCCCGTCTACGCCGGTTCTTCCGCACGAAACGTGTCGGGCACGCCGGCACCCTCGATCCGATGGCCACCGGCGTGCTCGTCGTCGGCATCGAGCGCGGCACCAGGTTCCTCGCCCACCTCGTGGCCACCACGAAGGCCTACGACGCGACCATCCGCCTCGGCGCGGCCACCACCACCGACGACGCCGAGGGCGACCACACGTGGGGCGAGTCGGCGGCGGCGCTGGACGAGGAGGCCGTGCGCGCGGCCGTCGGGAAGCTGACGGGCGAGATCATGCAGCGTCCGGCGTCGGTCAGTGCCATCAAGATCGCCGGCCGGCGCGCCCACGAGCTGGTGCGCTCCGGCGAGGAGGTCGAGATCCCCGCCCGCCCGGTGACGGTCTTCTCCTTCGACATCCACGACCTGCGCCGGGAGGGTGAGTTCCTGGACCTGGACGTGTCCGTGTCGTGTTCCTCCGGCACCTATATCCGCTCCCTCGCCCGCGACCTGGGCGAGGCGCTCGGGATCGGCGGGCACCTGACCGCCCTGCGGCGCACCGAGGTCGGTCCCTTCGCGCTACCGGATGCGGTGGAGCTCGACTCGCTGGAGAACGAGCCCCGGCTGTCACTGTCGCTGGACGAGGCGCTGATCCGCTCGTACCCGGTGCTGGAGGTCACGGCCGAGGAGGGCGCGGCGCTGGCCATGGGCAAGTGGCTGGAGCCGCGCGGCCTGCAGGGCGTGCACGCGGCCGTCGACCCCGAGGGCAGGGCGATCGCCCTGATCCGGGAGAAGGGCAAGCGCCTGGCGACGGTGTTCGTGGCGCGGCCGTCGACGTTGTAG
- a CDS encoding metallophosphoesterase family protein, which translates to MTTTLWAVSDLHAAVKANGGRIDDIQPEDPSDWLIVAGDVAERTDLVLRILERLRRRFACVIWVPGNHELFSRSADRCKGRDKYSELVAGCRSIDVLTPEDPYPVFAGVTVVPLFTLYDYSFRRPGMTVEQAVEAARENQIMMTDEFAIAPFADIRAWCWDRLAYSIKRLSRIDGPTILVNHWPLVQEPTLNMRWAELGLWCGTRHTRTWAERYNAEAVIYGHLHMPGVVEVGGVPHIEVSLGYPREWERHPVDRQWPYPVLREGEDNA; encoded by the coding sequence GTGACCACCACGCTCTGGGCCGTGTCCGACCTCCACGCGGCGGTCAAGGCCAACGGCGGCAGAATCGACGACATCCAGCCGGAGGACCCCTCCGACTGGTTGATCGTCGCCGGTGACGTCGCCGAACGCACCGACCTGGTGCTGCGCATCCTCGAGCGGCTGCGCCGCCGCTTCGCCTGCGTGATCTGGGTACCCGGCAACCACGAGCTGTTCTCCCGGTCCGCGGACCGCTGCAAGGGCCGCGACAAGTACTCCGAGCTCGTCGCCGGCTGCCGCAGCATCGACGTGCTGACCCCGGAGGACCCGTACCCGGTCTTCGCGGGCGTGACCGTCGTCCCGCTGTTCACCCTCTACGACTACAGCTTCCGACGCCCCGGCATGACGGTGGAACAGGCCGTGGAGGCGGCCCGGGAGAACCAGATCATGATGACCGACGAGTTCGCCATCGCCCCCTTCGCGGACATCCGCGCCTGGTGCTGGGACCGGCTGGCCTACTCCATCAAACGGCTGAGCCGCATCGACGGGCCGACCATCCTGGTCAATCACTGGCCGCTCGTGCAGGAACCCACCCTGAACATGCGCTGGGCCGAACTGGGGCTGTGGTGCGGCACCCGGCACACCCGCACCTGGGCCGAACGCTACAACGCGGAGGCTGTCATCTACGGCCACCTCCACATGCCCGGCGTCGTGGAGGTCGGCGGGGTACCGCACATCGAGGTCTCGCTCGGTTACCCGCGGGAGTGGGAGCGCCACCCCGTGGACCGGCAGTGGCCGTACCCCGTGCTCAGAGAGGGGGAGGACAATGCTTGA
- the rpsO gene encoding 30S ribosomal protein S15 — translation MALSAEKKKAILAEYGLHETDTGSPEAQVAMLTDRINTLTEHLKFHKHDHHSRRGLLLLVGRRRGLLKYLADNNVNRYRDLIARLGLRR, via the coding sequence ATGGCTCTTTCCGCCGAGAAGAAGAAGGCCATCCTGGCCGAGTACGGCCTGCACGAGACCGACACCGGTTCCCCGGAGGCCCAGGTCGCCATGCTGACCGACCGCATCAACACCCTGACCGAGCACCTGAAGTTCCACAAGCACGACCACCACTCCCGTCGTGGCCTGCTGCTGCTCGTCGGCCGTCGCCGCGGTCTGCTCAAGTACCTGGCCGACAACAACGTCAACCGTTACCGTGACCTGATCGCCCGCCTAGGCCTGCGTCGCTAG
- a CDS encoding 4'-phosphopantetheinyl transferase family protein — MLDESLFPPSARFCYVKTSRREPDLQNFRHLHPLEQALVSHSVDIRKAEFGDARWCAHQALRDLGLTGEQPILRGERGMPLWPSTVTGSLTHTEGFRAAVVAPRRHVRSMGLDAEPAEPLPEGVVGSIARVGEFAQLERFRENGMTCADRLLFCAKEATYKAWFPMTQRWLGFEQAEIDLREDGTFISYLLVRPTPVPFIDGRWMLRDGYVIASAAVV; from the coding sequence ATGCTTGACGAGAGTCTCTTTCCCCCCTCCGCCCGCTTCTGCTATGTCAAGACCTCCCGGCGTGAGCCCGACCTGCAGAACTTCCGGCACCTCCACCCGCTGGAGCAGGCGCTCGTGTCGCACTCGGTGGACATCCGGAAGGCCGAGTTCGGTGACGCCCGCTGGTGCGCCCACCAGGCGCTGCGGGACCTCGGGCTCACCGGTGAGCAGCCGATTCTGCGCGGGGAGCGGGGCATGCCCCTGTGGCCGTCGACCGTGACCGGATCGCTGACCCACACCGAGGGCTTCCGCGCCGCCGTGGTCGCCCCGCGCCGCCACGTCCGGTCGATGGGGCTGGACGCGGAGCCGGCCGAACCGCTGCCCGAGGGCGTGGTGGGATCCATCGCCCGGGTCGGCGAGTTCGCCCAGCTGGAGCGGTTCCGCGAGAACGGTATGACCTGCGCCGACCGGCTGCTGTTCTGCGCCAAGGAGGCCACCTACAAGGCCTGGTTCCCGATGACCCAGCGCTGGCTCGGCTTCGAGCAGGCCGAGATCGATCTGCGCGAGGACGGCACCTTCATCTCCTACCTGCTGGTCCGGCCCACCCCGGTGCCGTTCATCGACGGCCGCTGGATGCTGCGCGACGGCTACGTGATCGCCTCGGCCGCGGTGGTGTGA